A window of Haliscomenobacter hydrossis DSM 1100 contains these coding sequences:
- a CDS encoding formylglycine-generating enzyme family protein — protein MSNPAPRVHTETITALDGQRFSFRMIEVLGGDFMMGADDKAANYDEKPIHQVNAPTFWMGEFPVTQVLWQAVLGENPSYFPGLDRPVEQVSWNDVTKRFLPALNVHCGKNYRLPSEAEWEYAARGGIHHSLYGYAGSNRLKDVGWYAENSHGETKAVGLKQPNALGLFDMSANVWEWCADHWHDNYKGATKDGSAWIEMGEEGRSRVLRGGSWYLYNPIYYRVSYRGSKDPGLDSDSVGFRLVLSSLQ, from the coding sequence ATGTCAAACCCCGCGCCGCGCGTACATACCGAAACGATTACTGCCCTGGATGGGCAGCGCTTTTCGTTTCGCATGATCGAGGTACTGGGTGGAGATTTTATGATGGGGGCAGATGATAAAGCTGCTAATTATGATGAAAAACCCATCCACCAGGTAAACGCTCCCACTTTCTGGATGGGCGAATTTCCGGTTACTCAGGTTTTATGGCAAGCCGTGTTGGGTGAAAATCCTTCGTATTTCCCTGGGTTGGATCGCCCGGTAGAGCAGGTTTCCTGGAATGATGTCACGAAGCGATTCCTTCCAGCTTTGAATGTACATTGTGGAAAAAACTACCGCTTGCCCAGCGAAGCGGAATGGGAATACGCGGCAAGAGGTGGAATCCACCATTCACTTTACGGCTACGCCGGTAGCAATCGTTTGAAAGATGTAGGCTGGTATGCTGAAAACAGCCATGGTGAAACCAAAGCAGTGGGATTGAAACAGCCCAACGCGCTAGGGCTATTCGACATGAGTGCAAATGTGTGGGAATGGTGTGCTGACCATTGGCATGACAATTATAAGGGTGCGACAAAAGATGGGTCAGCTTGGATAGAAATGGGTGAGGAGGGCCGTTCGCGGGTGTTGCGGGGCGGCTCCTGGTATCTCTATAATCCTATATATTACCGCGTCTCGTATCGAGGCAGCAAGGATCCGGGGCTTGACAGCGACTCTGTTGGCTTCCGGCTTGTCCTGTCGTCCTTGCAGTGA
- a CDS encoding COR domain-containing protein, which produces MSTTIPAYLEPLATRLGIELEPQASLELLVREDYAQDDRNIRHFTLDETDQLIGLNLAGCNKLEALQELDSAVYQHLEVLIAGRTPLRQLRIPAEMQSLRDLRLYECSQLKQVDLSDDLSTLQYLDLSECALTHLHLPKGLNALGKLYVQKNKLQSLHWPETCPKLKLADLSQNQLTQLDLPAGLTALRFLYLNDNQLNRLSSAGNLPALQVLHLRKNQLEDLPLVFVQGERMETLYLHSNPLSTLPKELIAKEERGSSLKEVRDYLLELNKKDNIIINDRAKLIIVGNGRVGKTSICKQLQGKSFDYNEAYTHGIQIGKLNEKDLPDIATESLQLNVWDFGGQEIFYATHQFFLSDEAIYLLAWTNEKNVLQHRQQSNLPQDEKWRSEEYWLDNIRLHGPNSPILMVQTHSDCREHKLVPDPNIQKIYAVEFLDFSASKRYGLEELKDLIATNLKAAKTMYGKEFPKTYEAVIDRMEKTRAKFITLEEFKRICTEIGILPGTESTLLSYLHNSGVVVYFDRVGLREVVFTNPNWLTEQVYRLINNELNTKNGKIDAEYLAKMLPEYDAEERRRFVELLKTFKLIFKVKGEEQVYIAPQYLPEDLPGDTKIMYTRLKRLLGPKPAFLLRFPRFMPDNVMVNFLSTYGSYSDEIFWRNGIFFVTGKNQECIVELDESTKTLSIYAANSPEGYVLQREICTTFVELSKNTSSEISLDGQAFASWQKLKEQYGLYEHNPLQSFLATDDHTQLWFKNFVQFFEGKNGRSSGDKIKELIIETRLKKALETLADAAPPSLKNDCIALLSRLNTLEHKEINNTISTADAGLERAQIIDAALKCCDLL; this is translated from the coding sequence ATGTCCACTACTATACCCGCTTATTTGGAACCCCTGGCCACGCGCCTGGGCATCGAACTGGAACCACAAGCCTCGCTAGAGCTACTGGTCAGAGAGGACTACGCCCAGGATGACCGCAACATCCGGCACTTCACCCTGGACGAAACCGACCAACTCATCGGGCTCAACCTGGCGGGTTGCAATAAATTGGAAGCACTACAGGAACTCGATTCCGCTGTATACCAGCACCTGGAGGTATTGATTGCCGGGCGTACACCCCTGCGCCAATTGCGCATCCCTGCCGAGATGCAATCACTCCGTGATTTACGCTTGTACGAGTGTAGCCAACTGAAACAAGTAGATTTGTCCGATGATCTATCCACCCTCCAATACCTCGACCTGAGCGAATGTGCATTGACCCATTTGCACCTGCCCAAAGGGTTGAACGCCCTGGGAAAATTATACGTTCAAAAAAACAAACTTCAAAGCCTGCATTGGCCAGAGACCTGCCCAAAGCTGAAACTGGCCGATTTGAGCCAAAATCAACTTACCCAACTGGATTTACCTGCCGGATTGACTGCATTGCGCTTCCTGTACCTCAACGACAACCAACTGAACCGTCTAAGCAGCGCAGGAAATCTGCCCGCGTTGCAGGTTTTGCATTTGCGAAAGAACCAGTTGGAAGATTTGCCGCTGGTTTTTGTACAAGGGGAGCGGATGGAGACCTTGTATTTGCACAGCAACCCCTTGTCTACTTTACCAAAAGAACTGATTGCCAAAGAAGAAAGAGGTAGCTCGTTGAAGGAAGTGCGTGATTACTTGTTGGAATTGAACAAGAAGGACAACATCATCATCAATGACCGCGCCAAGTTGATCATTGTGGGGAATGGCCGAGTAGGTAAAACCTCGATTTGCAAACAATTGCAAGGAAAATCATTTGATTACAATGAAGCATACACCCATGGCATTCAAATCGGAAAATTGAATGAAAAAGACCTACCAGACATTGCAACAGAAAGCCTTCAACTGAATGTATGGGACTTTGGAGGACAGGAGATTTTTTACGCCACCCACCAGTTTTTTCTCAGTGATGAAGCCATTTACCTATTGGCCTGGACCAATGAAAAAAACGTTTTGCAACACCGCCAACAAAGTAATTTGCCTCAAGATGAAAAATGGCGCTCGGAGGAATACTGGCTGGACAATATCCGGCTTCACGGCCCCAATAGCCCCATCTTGATGGTACAAACCCACAGCGATTGCCGGGAACATAAATTGGTGCCAGACCCCAATATTCAGAAAATCTACGCGGTTGAATTTCTCGATTTTAGCGCAAGCAAACGTTATGGCCTGGAAGAATTGAAAGATTTGATTGCGACCAATCTAAAGGCTGCCAAGACCATGTACGGCAAGGAATTCCCCAAAACGTATGAAGCAGTCATTGACCGGATGGAAAAAACCCGAGCAAAGTTCATCACTTTGGAGGAATTCAAACGAATCTGTACTGAAATTGGCATCCTCCCGGGCACAGAGTCAACCCTGCTTTCCTATCTCCACAATTCTGGCGTAGTCGTGTACTTTGATCGCGTGGGGTTGAGGGAGGTTGTATTCACCAATCCCAATTGGTTGACTGAGCAGGTATATCGACTGATCAACAATGAACTGAATACCAAAAACGGAAAGATTGATGCCGAGTATCTGGCAAAAATGTTGCCGGAATACGATGCAGAGGAACGCAGGCGATTTGTGGAGTTGTTGAAAACCTTTAAATTAATTTTTAAAGTTAAAGGAGAGGAGCAAGTCTATATAGCGCCGCAATACTTACCTGAAGATTTGCCCGGGGATACAAAAATAATGTACACAAGACTAAAAAGGCTTTTAGGCCCCAAACCAGCATTTCTACTACGTTTTCCACGCTTCATGCCCGACAATGTGATGGTCAATTTTTTGAGTACTTACGGGTCATACTCCGATGAGATATTCTGGCGGAATGGTATTTTTTTCGTAACCGGAAAAAACCAGGAATGTATAGTGGAACTGGATGAAAGTACCAAGACCTTGAGCATATACGCCGCGAACAGCCCAGAAGGATATGTTTTACAGCGTGAAATTTGTACAACCTTTGTTGAATTGAGCAAAAACACCAGTTCGGAAATTTCATTGGATGGACAGGCATTCGCTTCCTGGCAAAAATTAAAGGAACAATATGGATTGTATGAGCACAATCCGCTGCAAAGTTTTTTGGCAACGGATGATCATACCCAGTTGTGGTTCAAGAATTTTGTTCAATTCTTTGAAGGAAAAAACGGGCGTTCTTCGGGGGATAAAATAAAAGAATTGATCATCGAAACGAGGTTGAAAAAAGCATTAGAAACTTTAGCTGATGCTGCACCTCCTAGTTTGAAGAATGACTGCATCGCCCTTTTGAGCAGGCTAAACACCTTGGAGCACAAAGAAATCAACAATACCATCAGTACTGCCGATGCAGGCCTTGAAAGAGCACAAATCATAGATGCTGCGCTAAAATGTTGCGACTTACTTTAA
- a CDS encoding ABC transporter permease: MAPELQRTVKLDLSPAMVAAFIVFAVTVGIFAGFLPAIFFSRISAINALGNASSLKGFKYLSLRRALVLIQYTVTLIFITTTAVGYVQYKNILAFDLGFNTENILNINMQGNQTDAMLKELSEMPEVRALSRSLIVTAVGNAWGGMMKYRDSQDSALVLTNLVDENYLPLHGYTLLAGGNFIARPTTAQAISEVIVNEQVLKRFNIANGDPEKAIGEEITFSNFNLHGRKMTIVGVMQDFHYGKVDNLIGPTAFMPWTPEDRAMINAKIQSTDLLATVAKIESTWKKIDRVHPFEAAFYEEAIEAAYSEFSSMIKIIGFLAFLAISIASMGLFGMVVFTTETRLKEIGIRKVMGASSGNLVYLLSRGLLMLLSIAALIALPVTYVFFENVVLRNFPYHTPVQIAELLVGLLAVLLIAFLMIGSQTLKAARSNPVEVLKSV, encoded by the coding sequence ATGGCGCCGGAGCTGCAGCGCACCGTGAAACTTGATCTCAGTCCGGCTATGGTCGCAGCCTTTATCGTTTTTGCGGTCACCGTAGGTATTTTTGCCGGTTTTTTGCCCGCCATCTTCTTTTCGAGGATCAGCGCAATCAATGCGCTCGGTAATGCTTCGTCGCTGAAAGGATTCAAATACCTCAGCCTTCGGCGGGCTTTGGTGCTGATTCAATACACAGTCACCCTGATCTTTATCACCACCACCGCCGTCGGCTATGTGCAGTACAAAAACATCCTGGCATTTGACCTGGGCTTCAACACCGAAAACATCCTGAACATCAACATGCAGGGCAATCAAACCGATGCAATGCTCAAGGAACTCAGCGAGATGCCGGAAGTAAGAGCCCTGTCCCGCTCACTGATTGTCACCGCTGTCGGGAATGCTTGGGGCGGCATGATGAAATACAGAGATTCGCAGGACTCTGCCCTGGTTTTGACCAACCTCGTCGACGAAAACTATTTGCCTCTACATGGCTATACACTCCTGGCTGGCGGAAACTTTATTGCACGACCCACTACAGCTCAAGCAATCAGCGAGGTGATCGTCAACGAGCAGGTATTAAAACGCTTCAACATCGCCAACGGCGACCCCGAGAAAGCAATCGGGGAAGAGATTACCTTCAGTAATTTCAATCTACACGGACGCAAAATGACCATTGTTGGCGTCATGCAAGATTTTCACTATGGCAAGGTCGATAACCTCATCGGGCCAACCGCATTCATGCCCTGGACACCCGAAGACAGGGCAATGATCAATGCCAAAATACAAAGCACTGACCTGCTGGCGACCGTAGCGAAGATCGAATCCACCTGGAAGAAGATCGATCGGGTCCATCCATTCGAGGCTGCATTTTATGAGGAGGCAATAGAAGCGGCATACAGCGAATTTTCGTCCATGATCAAGATCATAGGATTCCTGGCATTCCTCGCCATTTCTATCGCCTCGATGGGACTGTTTGGCATGGTGGTCTTCACCACGGAGACACGACTTAAAGAGATCGGCATCCGCAAGGTGATGGGTGCCAGCTCCGGCAACCTGGTGTACTTGCTGAGTCGCGGTCTTTTAATGCTCCTATCGATAGCAGCGCTCATTGCTCTGCCGGTAACGTATGTCTTCTTTGAAAACGTGGTGCTGAGAAATTTCCCCTATCATACCCCCGTGCAAATCGCCGAGCTGCTGGTGGGCTTGCTAGCGGTATTGCTCATCGCATTCCTGATGATCGGGTCGCAGACGTTGAAGGCGGCGAGGAGTAATCCGGTGGAGGTTTTGAAGAGCGTATAG
- a CDS encoding alpha-L-rhamnosidase N-terminal domain-containing protein: MKTHFIQPACLLILFFYSMISHTQNIAPAILQKQWSASWITVPDAPSNAYGVYLFRKNLDLSSKPATFVIHISADNRYKLFVNEKLVSLGPARGDLNHWQFETVDLAPYLQSGKNIIAAQVWNEAEWRPEAQISLQTGFIVQAANDAAKEINTNSSWKCQRDSSYSPLRVTMATYYVSGPGELVQLAKQAKNWHSLDFPETGWKNAKSIFPGNPKNILGQYGTPNAWMLVPSTLPQMELKPERFAKVASAAGLELPAGFPNTKMEVRIPANTVATILLDQNYLTNAYPALQFSGGKDGSISLMYAEALFTKFPDKGNRNEVAGKQVIGRKDSLLLDGSSNQTYTTLAYRTYRYVQLRIITKGEALILHDVFGNFTGYPFQFNAELKTEHPEINNMLEIGWRTARLCAVETYMDCPYYEQLQYIGDARIQALVSLYNSGDDRLLRQALNQMDQSRQPEGVTFSRHPSYTPQYIPTFSLWYIGMLHDYSRYGKDLLFVKNKLSGTRQILDYFRGFQAADGSLHNVPYWMFTDWVTAKDWVAGRGPLSQDGSSAMLDLQLLWAYQLAADLESKIGMKEYAAIYQAQALQLKKTIQSKYWDVGKNLYADRREKDLFSQHTNALAILTGMLEPVKLPALGQKLLNDANLAPASIYFKYYLHQALVKAGMGNDYLKWLDKWRENIQMGLSTWAETSEISTTRSDCHAWGASPNIEFFRTILGIDSDGLNFSKVKIQPHLGDLKNISGKIPHPNGTLSTSYRWLQNKWEIQVDLPSKTSGTLVWKGKILPLKEGVNKFSL; this comes from the coding sequence ATGAAAACCCACTTTATTCAACCTGCCTGCCTGCTTATCCTGTTCTTTTACAGCATGATTTCACACACCCAGAATATAGCGCCAGCCATATTGCAAAAACAATGGTCCGCTTCCTGGATCACCGTTCCCGACGCCCCGTCCAACGCTTATGGCGTTTATTTGTTCCGAAAAAACCTGGACTTGAGCAGCAAACCAGCAACATTTGTCATCCATATTTCCGCCGACAATCGCTACAAATTATTCGTCAACGAAAAACTGGTCTCCCTGGGGCCAGCCCGTGGAGACCTCAATCACTGGCAATTTGAAACGGTTGACCTCGCACCTTATTTACAAAGTGGAAAAAACATCATCGCCGCACAAGTGTGGAATGAAGCGGAATGGCGCCCCGAAGCCCAAATCAGCCTGCAAACTGGCTTCATCGTACAAGCGGCCAATGACGCGGCAAAAGAAATCAACACCAATTCCAGTTGGAAATGTCAACGAGACAGCAGTTATAGCCCGCTGCGAGTGACCATGGCCACCTATTACGTGTCGGGCCCGGGAGAATTGGTTCAGTTGGCAAAACAAGCCAAAAACTGGCACAGCCTCGATTTCCCGGAAACAGGTTGGAAAAATGCAAAAAGCATTTTCCCGGGCAATCCCAAAAACATCCTGGGGCAATACGGCACCCCGAATGCCTGGATGCTCGTTCCTTCCACCTTGCCGCAGATGGAGTTGAAACCGGAACGGTTTGCCAAAGTGGCCAGCGCAGCAGGGCTTGAACTGCCCGCTGGATTTCCCAACACAAAAATGGAGGTAAGGATCCCCGCCAACACCGTCGCCACCATTCTGCTGGATCAAAACTACCTGACCAACGCTTATCCCGCCCTACAATTCAGTGGGGGTAAGGACGGCAGCATTTCCCTGATGTACGCCGAGGCTTTATTCACCAAATTTCCAGACAAAGGCAACCGCAATGAAGTAGCTGGCAAACAGGTGATCGGACGCAAAGACAGTTTACTCCTGGATGGTAGCTCCAATCAAACGTATACCACCCTGGCGTACCGGACGTATCGTTATGTCCAATTGCGGATCATCACCAAAGGAGAAGCCTTGATTCTTCACGATGTTTTTGGCAACTTTACGGGGTATCCTTTCCAATTCAATGCCGAGCTGAAAACGGAGCACCCCGAAATCAACAACATGCTGGAAATTGGTTGGCGCACGGCTCGGCTTTGCGCGGTGGAAACCTACATGGATTGTCCTTATTACGAACAGTTACAATACATCGGTGATGCGCGCATCCAGGCGCTGGTATCTTTGTACAACAGTGGCGACGATCGGCTTTTGCGCCAGGCGCTCAACCAGATGGATCAATCCCGGCAGCCCGAGGGGGTAACCTTTAGCCGACATCCTTCTTATACCCCGCAATACATCCCCACTTTTTCGCTGTGGTACATCGGGATGCTGCACGATTACAGTCGATATGGCAAGGATCTGCTTTTTGTCAAAAACAAGCTGTCAGGAACGCGGCAAATTTTGGACTATTTCCGCGGTTTTCAAGCGGCAGATGGTTCTTTGCACAACGTGCCCTACTGGATGTTTACGGATTGGGTAACGGCCAAAGATTGGGTGGCTGGTCGTGGGCCACTCAGTCAGGACGGCAGCTCGGCGATGCTGGATTTGCAACTGCTGTGGGCCTATCAATTGGCTGCCGATTTGGAAAGCAAAATCGGGATGAAAGAATATGCCGCGATCTATCAAGCGCAGGCACTGCAACTGAAAAAGACCATTCAAAGCAAATATTGGGATGTTGGTAAAAACCTGTATGCCGATCGACGGGAAAAAGACCTCTTCTCCCAGCATACCAACGCACTGGCCATCCTGACCGGGATGCTGGAGCCGGTCAAACTACCCGCGTTGGGACAAAAATTACTCAACGATGCCAACCTGGCTCCGGCCTCCATCTATTTCAAATACTACTTGCATCAGGCGCTGGTCAAGGCGGGAATGGGCAATGACTACCTGAAATGGCTGGACAAGTGGCGGGAAAACATCCAGATGGGCTTGAGCACCTGGGCGGAAACCTCTGAAATCAGTACCACCCGCTCCGATTGCCATGCCTGGGGGGCCAGCCCAAACATCGAGTTTTTCCGCACCATTTTGGGCATCGACAGTGATGGCTTGAATTTTTCCAAGGTAAAAATCCAGCCTCATCTCGGTGACCTCAAAAACATCAGTGGTAAAATTCCTCACCCCAACGGAACCTTGTCTACCAGTTATCGATGGCTGCAAAACAAGTGGGAAATCCAGGTTGATTTACCGTCTAAAACCAGTGGAACGCTGGTCTGGAAAGGTAAAATTTTACCTTTGAAAGAAGGGGTGAATAAGTTTTCGTTGTAA
- a CDS encoding ABC transporter permease: MIGSYIKTSGRNLMRNKLFSSINIVSLAISMSVGLLLIAFVLDLRSYDRFHQHGERIYRITSVETSNREQSSKFASTSIKTGKLIREKVTGIEEVAILRKDFAGDAQVDDNILPIKGFWAEPSLFRVFSFPMLEGNPETALKDPYSIVLTETAAQKLFGNQSALGKVIKFDTLDYQVTGIMKDVPFFSHLSFEALVSFSTAEQNNKGDQQFEAWTNTGSNYVYLLLPENVNKASIQAQLNTIAVQENLAEANTKIQLELLPLHKILVGESLRDLSPSGPVGPHMPPLALWILGGLAFVVLLSACFNYTNLSIARAMRRFKEIGLRKAIGAQKSQVRLQFLAEAIMISLAALFLSFFIFLVVDKF, translated from the coding sequence ATGATTGGAAGCTACATCAAAACATCGGGACGCAACTTAATGCGCAACAAGCTGTTCTCCTCCATCAACATCGTTAGCCTGGCCATCAGTATGTCCGTCGGGTTACTGCTGATTGCGTTTGTGCTCGACTTGCGTTCGTACGACCGGTTCCACCAGCATGGGGAACGGATCTATCGCATCACGAGTGTAGAGACTTCCAATCGGGAACAAAGCAGCAAGTTTGCCTCCACATCCATCAAGACCGGAAAATTGATCCGAGAGAAAGTGACCGGTATTGAAGAAGTGGCCATTCTGCGCAAGGACTTTGCGGGGGATGCGCAGGTTGACGACAACATACTTCCCATCAAGGGATTCTGGGCGGAGCCCTCGCTGTTCAGGGTTTTTAGCTTTCCGATGCTGGAAGGCAATCCAGAAACGGCGCTAAAAGATCCTTATTCGATTGTGCTCACAGAAACGGCTGCTCAGAAGCTGTTTGGTAATCAATCTGCACTTGGCAAGGTGATTAAGTTTGATACCCTCGATTACCAGGTGACGGGCATCATGAAGGACGTTCCCTTCTTTTCACACCTCAGTTTTGAAGCCCTGGTTTCGTTTTCTACAGCTGAGCAAAACAACAAAGGTGATCAACAGTTTGAGGCATGGACCAACACGGGGTCGAACTACGTGTACCTCCTGCTACCAGAAAATGTCAACAAAGCTTCCATCCAGGCGCAACTCAACACCATTGCCGTGCAGGAAAATCTCGCCGAAGCAAATACCAAGATCCAATTGGAACTCCTCCCTTTACACAAGATCTTGGTCGGAGAGAGCCTCCGTGATCTCAGTCCCAGTGGCCCCGTGGGGCCCCATATGCCCCCGCTTGCACTATGGATTCTCGGCGGATTGGCCTTCGTGGTGCTGTTGTCGGCGTGTTTCAATTATACCAATCTTTCGATAGCGCGGGCCATGCGCCGCTTTAAGGAAATAGGGCTGCGCAAAGCCATCGGTGCCCAGAAAAGTCAGGTGCGGTTACAGTTCCTCGCCGAGGCGATCATGATCTCGCTGGCAGCCCTTTTTCTTTCCTTCTTCATCTTTCTAGTGGTGGATAAATTCTAA
- a CDS encoding formylglycine-generating enzyme family protein: MTQSAPAIHTETISSPTGAVISFRMLPVEGGTFMMGGTDEDALTIEKPVHKVSLSNFWMGEFLVTQALWQAMLGDNPSYFPGLDRPVEQVSWNDITNRFLPALNEKTGKNYRLSSEAEWEYAARGGIHHSPYLYAGSTRLRDVAWYRENSHDETKQVGLKQPNALGLFDLSGNVYEWCADHKHDNYEGAPNDGSAWIEMGDEGRSRVLRGGSWSISHPRSCRVSYRSNGDPGDAGTFVGFRLVLSSLQ, translated from the coding sequence ATGACCCAATCTGCGCCAGCCATCCATACCGAAACGATTAGCTCCCCGACCGGAGCAGTGATCTCCTTTCGCATGCTCCCCGTGGAGGGCGGGACTTTTATGATGGGAGGCACGGACGAGGATGCTTTGACAATAGAAAAACCAGTGCACAAAGTCAGTCTATCTAATTTTTGGATGGGAGAATTTCTGGTGACCCAGGCCTTGTGGCAAGCCATGTTGGGCGACAACCCGTCCTACTTTCCTGGCCTGGATCGCCCAGTTGAGCAAGTTTCCTGGAACGACATAACCAATCGTTTTCTTCCGGCTTTGAACGAGAAAACTGGTAAAAACTACCGCTTGTCCAGCGAAGCAGAATGGGAATACGCCGCAAGAGGCGGAATCCACCATTCGCCCTACCTATATGCGGGGAGTACCCGTTTGAGAGATGTAGCCTGGTATAGAGAGAATAGTCACGACGAGACCAAACAAGTTGGACTGAAACAGCCCAATGCTTTGGGTCTTTTCGACTTGAGTGGCAATGTATACGAATGGTGTGCCGATCATAAACATGACAATTATGAAGGTGCTCCCAATGACGGATCAGCCTGGATAGAAATGGGTGATGAAGGCCGTTCGCGGGTGTTGCGGGGCGGCTCCTGGAGCATCAGCCATCCCAGGTCTTGCCGCGTGTCTTATCGCAGCAACGGCGATCCGGGGGATGCCGGCACCTTTGTTGGCTTTCGGCTTGTCCTTTCGTCCTTGCAGTGA
- a CDS encoding IS630 family transposase → MIPAESSAAFVYQMEKVLDVYERPYDADFPVVCMDESPKQIIDYKQITISDGSRLQDSEYVRLGVAELFVAFEPLAGHREMTIEDDHTTTTWVNFMAAQMDTQYQEAKKVTWVMDNFVTHKPENFYKVFPPAQAKAYVDRMDFVYTPKHGSWLNMAEIQFALVGRDALDKPFKSKKEVEGAVKIWEIAQNQLRKGANWQFTTEKARIKLKKLYPTI, encoded by the coding sequence GTGATACCAGCAGAATCAAGTGCTGCTTTTGTGTACCAAATGGAAAAGGTATTGGATGTTTACGAAAGACCATACGACGCTGACTTTCCAGTAGTTTGCATGGATGAGTCTCCAAAGCAAATAATTGACTACAAGCAAATTACGATCTCAGATGGAAGTAGGTTACAAGATTCAGAATATGTGCGTTTGGGCGTTGCGGAATTATTCGTGGCATTCGAACCTCTCGCTGGCCATCGGGAAATGACCATTGAGGATGATCATACGACCACGACTTGGGTAAATTTCATGGCCGCTCAAATGGATACCCAATACCAAGAAGCTAAAAAGGTAACCTGGGTGATGGATAATTTTGTCACCCACAAGCCAGAAAATTTTTACAAAGTATTTCCACCTGCTCAGGCCAAAGCTTACGTGGATCGGATGGATTTTGTGTATACCCCCAAACACGGGTCATGGTTAAACATGGCAGAAATACAATTTGCTTTGGTGGGACGTGATGCTTTGGACAAACCCTTCAAAAGCAAAAAGGAGGTGGAAGGAGCAGTTAAAATTTGGGAGATTGCGCAAAATCAGCTCCGGAAAGGAGCAAATTGGCAATTCACCACTGAGAAAGCCCGAATCAAACTCAAGAAGTTGTATCCGACTATTTAA
- a CDS encoding alpha/beta hydrolase, whose protein sequence is MNCNFLWIFLILFSNLLFAQGQNPRAHLLPQGTIIHNNIPYHNDTLKKHLLDIYLPAQATGKCPLLVFIHGGGWLVNDKYADMGYMGNTLSAILKQGIAIASIDYRWSTQAVFPAQIQDCNRAVSFLYDNAEKYGLDKTRIALMGFSAGGHLASLQGLSKNNNVAAFFTPGSSKKFNFKAVVDFYGPSELIALKSSEDPKSPESILLGAAPLDRPDLAKIASPANYVDKNDPPFLIIHGEKDESVPYQQSKLLSGWLTVKGVKNELMIVKDAPHYGVMFDVESIREKVLEFLKGYLL, encoded by the coding sequence ATGAACTGCAACTTCCTTTGGATCTTCCTGATTCTATTCTCAAATCTCCTTTTCGCTCAAGGCCAGAACCCGCGTGCCCATCTCCTACCCCAGGGCACCATCATCCACAACAACATCCCCTACCACAACGACACCCTGAAAAAACACCTCCTCGACATTTACCTGCCTGCCCAGGCCACCGGTAAATGCCCCCTGCTCGTGTTTATCCACGGCGGAGGCTGGTTGGTCAACGACAAATACGCCGATATGGGGTACATGGGCAATACCCTATCGGCCATCCTCAAGCAGGGCATTGCCATCGCCTCCATCGACTACCGCTGGAGCACCCAGGCCGTTTTTCCCGCCCAAATTCAGGATTGCAACCGGGCCGTATCCTTCCTCTACGACAATGCCGAAAAGTATGGCCTGGACAAAACCCGCATTGCCCTCATGGGTTTTTCTGCTGGCGGGCATTTGGCCTCCCTGCAAGGCTTGTCGAAAAACAATAACGTGGCCGCTTTTTTTACGCCCGGTTCTTCCAAAAAATTCAATTTTAAAGCCGTAGTTGACTTTTACGGCCCCTCCGAACTGATTGCACTAAAAAGCAGCGAAGACCCCAAATCGCCCGAAAGTATTCTACTGGGTGCAGCACCCTTGGATAGACCTGACCTGGCCAAAATCGCCAGTCCGGCAAATTACGTGGACAAAAATGACCCGCCCTTTTTGATCATTCATGGAGAAAAGGACGAAAGTGTGCCTTATCAGCAATCCAAACTGCTGAGTGGCTGGTTGACGGTGAAGGGGGTGAAAAATGAACTGATGATTGTGAAGGATGCGCCGCATTATGGGGTGATGTTTGATGTGGAATCGATTCGGGAAAAGGTGCTGGAGTTTTTGAAGGGGTATTTGTTGTAG
- a CDS encoding helix-turn-helix domain-containing protein, with product MKARYRIHLSKKERETLLDWIKTGKRKAQHIQYCHILLNSDESEGRKPPRMTDVADRYQSTARTVERVKKAFCDEGMSLFEAKERKTRSDKKIDARAEAHLIALLCQSPPNDAPRWKLQMLADCLVELEIVESISKMSISKLLKKMNLSPSKKRNT from the coding sequence ATGAAGGCAAGATACAGAATACACCTGAGTAAAAAAGAGCGGGAAACGCTGCTGGATTGGATAAAGACAGGCAAGCGCAAAGCCCAACACATCCAATATTGCCATATTTTACTCAATAGTGATGAAAGTGAAGGTAGAAAACCACCACGAATGACGGACGTAGCAGACAGGTACCAGAGCACGGCAAGAACAGTGGAGCGAGTAAAAAAAGCATTCTGTGATGAAGGGATGTCTTTGTTTGAAGCCAAAGAAAGAAAAACGCGGAGTGATAAAAAGATAGATGCGCGAGCGGAAGCGCATCTCATTGCGCTGCTTTGTCAATCGCCACCCAATGATGCGCCTCGGTGGAAATTGCAAATGTTGGCAGATTGCTTAGTGGAATTAGAGATAGTAGAATCGATCTCTAAAATGTCGATCAGCAAATTGTTAAAAAAAATGAACTTAAGCCCTTCAAAAAAGCGCAATACGTGA